From a single Macrobrachium rosenbergii isolate ZJJX-2024 chromosome 7, ASM4041242v1, whole genome shotgun sequence genomic region:
- the LOC136840286 gene encoding uncharacterized protein has protein sequence MTGTKLHKKTSALFGYKYCSSKSSKSQSTSVPHTTQSKKLKHKKNMFNRLKSYEGPSSYLTSSKKEDYSKKGTSSATSSANSSAASPVIMPSPKATTTSSSSPSPSSSSASSPSLKRQTGLTGLLTCPVCLEDYQAEGPAGREPLFLSCHHSLCRACLPKLTRSSAGKYNSYSKEGNELSCPECRMVTQIPATGLTQNFYLVSLIETRELKPKDPSSRLRMWCNECHGIALETCIAHQVTHLSPVLVNYSTTYSRSRRQLVKYLTKRARHKGEEARDIKEAIEQLDLATTSLKRRLVAQLDYATLAQATASSLLQEIEQICRRVALDDKLEIPCVGTPDSGVQSKTSGGLGADVMSSLLKDNFFQETRSKHFADSAMKDVDLLMFGNSSNDSSKSAPPPIRSHSADDYLNSPPDSSSSSNSPTLDRQVTFDHLSSQEQESKIMVLKESIASLEGMQDTLKQEERTNKEKLARIRSHGDNMPKETLSEMFNRALKSLS, from the exons ATGACTGGGACAAAACTTCACAAGAAGACGTCGGCATTATTTGGATATAAATATTGTTCATCTAAGAGTTCCAAATCTCAATCAACATCCGTCCCACATACAACACAGAGCAAAAAActaaagcataagaaaaacatgtttaaCAGGCTAAAGTCCTATGAAGGTCCAAGTAGTTATCTGACGTCATCTAAGAAAGAAGATTATTCTAAAAAG gGTACAAGTTCAGCGACTTCGTCAGCGAATTCGTCAGCGGCTTCTCCGGTGATCATGCCATCCCCTAAGGCTACAACGACCTCGAGTTCCAGTCCCTCGCCATCTTCGTCGTCTGCTTCATCCCCTTCCCTCAAGAGGCAGACGGGTCTAACCGGCTTGCTGACATGCCCAGTGTGCCTGGAGGACTATCAGGCCGAGGGGCCAGCGGGACGAGAGCCCCTTTTCCTATCCTGCCACCACAGTCTCTGTCGTGCTTGCCTCCCAAAGCTTACAAGATCATCGGCTGGGAAATACAACAGTTACTCTAAAGAGGGC AATGAGCTGTCCTGTCCTGAGTGTCGCATGGTGACCCAGATCCCCGCTACGGGTCTCACTCAGAACTTCTACCTCGTGAGTCTTATCGAAACGCGAGAACTGAAACCCAAGGACCCTTCTAG CCGGCTGCGTATGTGGTGCAATGAGTGTCACGGCATCGCCCTGGAGACCTGCATCGCTCATCAGGTGACTCACCTTTCCCCGGTACTTGTCAATTATTCGACCACTTACTCCAGATCCAGAAGGCAACTTGTCAAGTACCTAACC AAGCGAGCCAGGCATAAGGGCGAAGAAGCTCGCGACATTAAGGAAGCCATTGAGCAGCTAGATTTGGCCACAACATCCCTAAAGAGGCGACTGGTGGCTCAGTTGGACTACGCAACCCTAGCGCAAGCTACCGCCAGTTCCCTATTACAggag ATCGAGCAAATCTGTCGTCGTGTAGCCCTAGACGACAAGCTTGAGATACCCTGTGTTGGAACCCCCGACAGTGGTGTCCAGAGTAAAACATCTGGAGGTTTGGGAGCGGATGTTATGTCTAGCCTTTTGAAGGATAACTTCTTTCAAGAGACCCGCTCGAAGCACTTCGCTGATAGTGCCATGAAGGACGTCGACCTCCTGATGTTCGGGAACTCCAGCAACGACAGTAGCAAAAGTGCTCCACCTCCAATTCGCTCTCATTCCGCTGATGACTATCTCAATTCTCCGCCAGATTCTTCCAGCTCGAGTAACTCGCCCACTCTGGACAGACAGGTAACCTTCGACCACCTCAGCAGTCAGGAACAAGAGTCCAAGATCATGGTGCTTAAAGAGTCCATTGCTTCCCTGGAAGGTATGCAGGATACCCTCAAGCAAGAGGAGAGGACAAACAAGGAAAAGCTGGCCAGGATTAGGTCCCACGGAGACAACATGCCCAAGGAGACGCTGAGTGAGATGTTCAACAGGGCGTTGAAGTCTTTATCGTGA